In Electrophorus electricus isolate fEleEle1 chromosome 6, fEleEle1.pri, whole genome shotgun sequence, a single genomic region encodes these proteins:
- the LOC113586858 gene encoding transmembrane protein 47-like: protein MSVNEVYVFRPFKLIALLCVFLALCLDVVALVSPAWVTAEGYALSLWESCREIEADWKCISTLKSDWQIATLVLLLAGASVTLLAFLVALISLCRGTHRKHYRTVAVFLFTAVVLQACALVLYPIKFIDGKMLQTYHEFNWGYGLGWGATIFMLGGGILLCLRTDMYEDGMY, encoded by the exons ATGTCCGTCAACGAGGTGTACGTGTTCCGACCGTTCAAACTCATCGCTCTGCTTTGCGTGTTCCTTGCACTTTGTCTGGACGTTGTGGCCCTCGTAAGTCCCGCCTGGGTGACAGCGGAGGGCTACGCTTTGTCCCTATGGGAGTCTTGTAGAGAGATCGAAGCCGACTGGAAGTGCATCTCCACCCTTAAATCTG attggCAGATAGCCACACTGGTGTTGCTGCTAGCTGGAGCGTCAGTGACTTTGCTGGCATTTCTTGTCGCTCTGATCTCCCTGTGCAGgggcacacacaggaaacactaTCGCACAGTGGCAGTGTTCCTCTTCACAGCAG TGGTTCTCCAGGCCTGTGCTCTGGTGCTCTACCCAATCAAATTCATTGATGGCAAGATGCTTCAGACATACCATGAGTTTAACTGGGGGTATGGGCTGGGCTGGGGAGCTACCATCTTTATGTTGGGAGGGGGGATACTCCTGTGCCTCCGAACAGACATGTATGAGGATGGCATGTATTGA